A stretch of Anas acuta chromosome 3, bAnaAcu1.1, whole genome shotgun sequence DNA encodes these proteins:
- the CD93 gene encoding complement component C1q receptor — MAAALLLLLLLLSVARSEDVEVLCAGTACYTLHRDNLGWNGAQEHCRNNGGNLASVGSAAEAEQLGQLMAAGAASMAWIGLRLERGRCMQAEEPLRGFSWVAGGEPGNYSAWLAEPHVTCLSTRCVILRPAGPDGRLGWVDRSCRTAVPAFLCKFSFQGMCGPPWLGGPGQITYVTPFAVRSPRMTAAPFGSLAEVVCEGGNRPAFTVCKEPLEGGGFAWHPPGPLCPAGCTHNNGGCQQLCLEEQGQPMRCACRPGYILGPDMTSCLLEHACHSNPCQGSCQLRPGGFECVCETGYVLAPDGRRCLDVDECLEGPCQHECHNTAGSFSCACRPGYQRDGNACLDVDECLQNPCRGLCRNLPGSFECLCLPGLLPQNGSGCPTTPTDREEPAGTPETTSILQTAGAPWTTSTRSPSATPSRMMLPAPTVLGSDHSPDHSADGPRLLLYYILGSLVAILVLLAFALVVLACRKRAAKREKRPAKNAADNYCWVPEQPESHGGAGGERSGLEK; from the coding sequence ATGgccgcagccctgctgctgctgctgctgctgctgtcagtggcGAGGAGCGAGGACGTCGAGGTGCTCTGCGCCGGCACTGCCTGCTACACGCTGCACCGGGACAATCTGGGCTGGAATGGCGCCCAGGAGCACTGCCGGAACAACGGGGGGAACCTGGCTTCAGTGGGCAGCGCGGCTGAGGCcgagcagctggggcagctgaTGGCAGCCGGTGCGGCCAGCATGGCCTGGATCGGGCTGCGGCTGGAGCGCGGCCGCTGCATGCAGGCCGAGGAGCCGCTGCGGGGCTTCAGCTGGGTGGCTGGCGGGGAGCCCGGCAACTACTCAGCCTGGCTGGCCGAGCCCCATGTCACCTGCCTCAGCACCCGCTGTGTCATCCTGCGGCCTGCGGGCCCCGACGGCCGCCTGGGCTGGGTTGACCGCTCCTGCCGTACCGCGGTGCCTGCCTTCCTCTGCAAGTTCAGCTTCCAGGGGATGTGCGGGCCCCCGTGGCTGGGGGGCCCCGGCCAGATCACCTACGTGACGCCCTTCGCGGTGCGCAGCCCCCGGATGACGGCAGCCCCCTTTGGCTCGCTGGCGGAGGTGGTGTGCGAGGGGGGCAACAGGCCAGCCTTCACCGTCTGCAAGGAGCCGCTGGAGGGGGGTGGCTTCGCCTGGCACCCCCCCGGGCCCCTCTGCCCTGCCGGCTGCACCCACAACAatgggggctgccagcagctgtgcctGGAAGAGCAGGGGCAGCCCATGCGATGCGCTTGCCGGCCCGGCTACATCTTGGGCCCTGACATGacctcctgcctgctggagcACGCCTGCCACTCCAACCCGTGCCAGGGGTCCTGCCAGCTCCGGCCTGGAGGCTTTGAGTGCGTCTGCGAGACCGGCTACGTCCTGGCACCCGATGGCCGCCGCTGCCTGGATGTGGATGAGTGCCTGGAGGGGCCCTGCCAGCATGAGTGCCACAACACGGCCGGCAGCTTCAGCTGTGCCTGCCGACCTGGCTACCAGCGTGATGGCAACGCCTGCCTGGATGTGGATGAGTGCCTGCAGAACCCCTGCCGTGGGCTCTGCCGCAACCTGCCTGGGAGCTTTGAGTGCCTCTGCCTGCCCGGCCTCCTCCCACAGAATGGCAGTGGCTGTCCCACCACCCCCACTGACAGAGAGGAGCCTGCGGGCACCCCAGAGACCACCAGCATCCTCCAAACAGCAGGCGCCCCATGGACCACGAGCACTCGCAGCCCTTCTGCCACTCCTAGCAGGATGATGCTGCCAGCCCCCACGGTGCTGGGGTCGGATCACAGCCCCGACCACAGTGCCGACGGCCCCCGGCTGCTCCTCTACTAcatcctgggcagcctggtggccattctggtgctgctggcctttGCCCTGGTCGTGCTGGCCTGCAGGAAGAGGGCAGCCAAGCGGGAGAAGCGGCCAGCCAAAAATGCAGCGGACAACTACTGCTGGGTGCCCGAGCAGCCAGAGAGCCACGGTGGGGCAGGCGGTGAGCGCAG